In Burkholderia sp. WP9, a genomic segment contains:
- a CDS encoding LLM class flavin-dependent oxidoreductase has product MIPFSVLDLSPVTAGATPADAFRNTLDLAQHAETWNYQRFWLAEHHNMTGIASAATSVVIGYVAGGTKKIRVGSGGIMLPNHAPLVIAEQFGTLASLYPGRIDLGLGRAPGTDQSTARALRRDLQNSADSFPDDVVELQRYFADPVPGQRIRAVPGAGLNVPLWLLGSSLFSAQLAAALGLPFAFASHFAPDYMLTALQVYRAQFRPSAALEKPYAMVGVNLFAADTNEEAQRLFTSLQQQFINLRRGTPGQLQPPVERLEASEMELNNVAHSLACTALGDRDTVREALKSIIDQTGADELMLTAQIYDHKARLRSFEIGAQVREELAAGT; this is encoded by the coding sequence ATGATCCCCTTCTCGGTCCTCGACCTCTCGCCGGTTACCGCGGGCGCCACGCCGGCGGACGCGTTCAGGAATACGCTCGACCTCGCCCAGCATGCGGAAACCTGGAACTACCAGCGCTTCTGGCTGGCGGAACATCACAACATGACAGGCATTGCCAGTGCGGCGACCTCGGTGGTGATCGGCTACGTGGCGGGCGGCACCAAAAAAATTCGCGTCGGCTCGGGCGGCATCATGCTGCCGAACCATGCGCCGCTCGTCATCGCGGAACAGTTCGGCACGCTTGCCTCGCTGTACCCCGGCCGGATCGATCTGGGCCTCGGCCGCGCGCCCGGCACCGATCAGAGCACCGCTCGCGCGCTACGCCGCGATCTGCAAAACAGCGCGGACTCGTTCCCTGACGATGTGGTCGAATTGCAGCGTTATTTCGCCGACCCCGTGCCGGGCCAGCGCATTCGTGCGGTGCCGGGCGCGGGGCTGAACGTGCCGCTGTGGCTGCTCGGCTCGTCGCTCTTCAGCGCTCAACTCGCCGCGGCGCTCGGCTTGCCGTTCGCGTTCGCGTCGCATTTCGCGCCGGATTACATGCTGACCGCGCTGCAGGTGTATCGCGCGCAATTCCGTCCGTCGGCGGCGCTGGAGAAACCGTATGCGATGGTCGGCGTCAATCTGTTCGCCGCGGATACCAACGAAGAAGCGCAGCGTCTTTTCACCTCGCTGCAGCAGCAGTTCATCAATCTGCGGCGCGGCACGCCGGGCCAGTTGCAGCCGCCGGTCGAGCGGCTCGAGGCCTCGGAGATGGAATTGAATAACGTGGCGCACTCGCTCGCCTGCACGGCACTGGGCGATCGCGATACGGTGCGCGAAGCGTTGAAGTCGATCATCGATCAAACCGGTGCGGACGAGTTGATGCTCACCGCGCAGATCTACGATCACAAGGCGCGGCTGCGTTCGTTCGAGATCGGCGCGCAAGTGCGTGAGGAGTTGGCGGCCGGGACGTAA
- a CDS encoding LLM class flavin-dependent oxidoreductase: protein MSIEFIGMIQTRKVSETHAAQGPVVDIDYVEQFARAHEAAGFDRILVPHHSTSPDALLTVAHAASVTSKVHFMLAHRPGFVAPTLAARQLATLDHYSGGRLAVHIISGGDDAEQRRDGDFLSHDERYARTDEYLHILRRIWTEAKPFDHNGQYYRFEQGFSEVKPVQQPHIPVYFGGASAPALEIAGRHADVYALWGESKAQVREQVARVRAEAAKHGRTVRFSVSFRPILAATEAAAWERAEHILEETRRLRAAQGIGRGGPAQSEGARRLLAASGDSDRVDERLWTGVAKEIGGRSNSTALVGTPEQVADTLAEYYALGVSTFLVRGFDPLEDAIDYGRELIPATRERIARDERVAA, encoded by the coding sequence GTGTCCATCGAATTCATCGGCATGATCCAGACCCGCAAGGTGTCCGAAACGCACGCGGCGCAAGGACCGGTCGTCGACATCGACTATGTCGAACAGTTTGCGCGCGCGCATGAGGCCGCCGGCTTCGACCGCATTCTCGTACCGCATCATTCCACGAGTCCCGATGCGCTGTTGACGGTCGCGCATGCGGCGAGCGTGACCAGCAAGGTGCACTTCATGCTCGCGCATCGGCCGGGTTTTGTCGCGCCGACGCTCGCCGCGCGTCAACTGGCGACGCTCGACCACTATTCGGGCGGCCGGCTCGCGGTTCACATCATCTCGGGTGGTGACGACGCCGAGCAGCGCCGCGACGGCGACTTCCTGTCGCACGACGAACGCTACGCCCGCACCGACGAGTACCTGCATATCCTGCGGCGCATCTGGACCGAGGCCAAACCCTTCGATCACAACGGCCAGTACTACCGCTTCGAGCAGGGCTTCTCCGAAGTGAAGCCTGTGCAGCAGCCGCATATTCCAGTGTATTTCGGCGGCGCGTCGGCGCCCGCGCTCGAAATCGCCGGCCGTCACGCGGATGTCTATGCGCTGTGGGGTGAGTCCAAGGCGCAGGTGCGCGAGCAGGTCGCGCGAGTGCGCGCGGAAGCCGCGAAGCACGGCCGCACGGTGCGATTCTCGGTGTCGTTCCGGCCCATTCTCGCGGCCACCGAAGCGGCGGCCTGGGAGCGCGCGGAACACATCCTCGAAGAAACAAGGCGGCTGCGCGCGGCACAAGGGATCGGCCGGGGCGGTCCGGCGCAAAGCGAAGGCGCGCGGCGGCTGCTTGCGGCATCGGGCGACTCGGATCGCGTGGACGAGCGCTTGTGGACCGGCGTCGCGAAGGAAATCGGCGGGCGCTCGAATTCGACGGCTCTCGTCGGCACGCCGGAACAAGTGGCCGATACGCTCGCCGAGTATTACGCGCTCGGTGTGTCGACGTTCCTCGTGCGCGGCTTCGATCCGTTGGAAGACGCTATCGACTACGGCCGTGAACTGATTCCCGCCACGCGTGAACGGATTGCGCGCGACGAGCGCGTGGCGGCGTGA
- a CDS encoding class II aldolase/adducin family protein, translating to MTDLSPTVATKTADEPPAIQRHAPQRKFWFDEVAPRESLAAERRHRQERLAVAFRLFARYGFDQGLAGHITARDPEWPDHFWVNPFGKHFSRIRVSDLLLVNAEGEIVVGEGPVNQAAFAIHAAIHEARPDVVSAAHTHSLYGKAWSSLGRTLDPLTQDSCAFYQDHALFDDFRGVVLDTDEGARIAAALGERKAVILKNHGILTAGPSVEVAAWWYIALDNACHAQLLAEAAGTPQAIPHDIATLTHEQVGRAGGALFAFQSLLEGLVEHEPEVLT from the coding sequence ATGACCGACCTTTCTCCCACCGTTGCCACCAAGACCGCCGACGAGCCGCCGGCAATCCAGCGTCACGCGCCGCAGCGCAAATTCTGGTTCGACGAGGTTGCGCCGCGCGAGAGCCTCGCAGCGGAACGCCGCCACCGGCAGGAGCGGCTCGCCGTCGCGTTCCGGCTGTTTGCGCGCTACGGTTTCGATCAGGGGCTCGCCGGCCACATTACCGCGCGCGATCCGGAGTGGCCCGATCACTTCTGGGTGAATCCGTTTGGCAAGCATTTCAGCCGCATTCGTGTGTCGGATCTGCTGCTCGTAAACGCCGAGGGCGAGATCGTGGTCGGCGAGGGCCCGGTGAATCAGGCCGCGTTCGCGATTCACGCGGCGATTCACGAAGCGCGCCCCGACGTGGTCTCGGCGGCCCATACGCATTCGCTGTATGGCAAGGCGTGGTCGTCGCTCGGCCGCACGCTCGATCCGCTGACGCAGGACTCGTGCGCGTTCTATCAGGACCACGCGTTGTTCGACGATTTTCGCGGCGTCGTGCTCGATACCGATGAGGGCGCGCGCATTGCCGCCGCGCTCGGCGAGCGCAAAGCGGTGATCCTGAAGAATCACGGCATTCTCACGGCCGGTCCGAGCGTGGAAGTCGCGGCGTGGTGGTATATCGCGCTCGACAACGCGTGCCACGCGCAACTGCTCGCTGAAGCCGCGGGCACGCCGCAAGCGATTCCACACGACATCGCCACGCTCACGCATGAGCAGGTCGGCCGCGCGGGCGGCGCGCTGTTCGCGTTCCAGAGCCTGCTGGAAGGACTGGTCGAGCACGAACCCGAGGTGCTTACCTGA
- a CDS encoding LysR family transcriptional regulator, with amino-acid sequence MFDWQDLRYFHELARAGSLSKAATELSVEHATVGRRIASLEATLGLKLVHRLPRSIRLTEDGVVVAELAATISESAQAIESFALRAKSALSGVVRISVPPTVGNFCVAQYMQTFHEAHPSLKIVMANTPDIAALDRGIADIAIRMVKPEEPSLLTRRIGTIRFGLYASRAYASRPAAQWSFIAYDASLNHVKHQTWLRRFVDGRPIVFETSDVIAQQMAARNGVGVAVLPTVLGERDAELVRLDVETGPPEATLWLVTYPDLRRARAIKAVMAFLVDCIDREPLLKSA; translated from the coding sequence ATGTTCGACTGGCAAGATCTGCGCTACTTTCATGAGCTCGCGCGCGCCGGGTCGCTCTCCAAGGCAGCGACTGAGCTGTCGGTTGAACACGCAACGGTCGGGCGTCGCATTGCGTCCCTGGAAGCGACGCTTGGATTGAAACTCGTTCATCGGCTACCCCGAAGCATTCGTTTGACCGAAGATGGAGTGGTCGTGGCCGAGCTTGCCGCCACGATCTCCGAAAGCGCACAGGCCATCGAGTCGTTTGCGCTACGGGCGAAGTCGGCATTGTCTGGCGTGGTGCGGATAAGCGTTCCGCCCACAGTCGGCAACTTTTGCGTCGCGCAGTACATGCAGACATTTCACGAGGCGCATCCGTCTTTAAAGATTGTCATGGCGAACACGCCAGACATCGCAGCACTCGACCGGGGCATCGCGGATATAGCGATTCGCATGGTGAAGCCAGAAGAGCCGAGCCTTTTGACGCGCCGGATCGGCACGATTCGCTTTGGCTTGTATGCGAGCCGTGCCTATGCGAGCCGGCCCGCCGCGCAGTGGTCATTCATCGCTTACGATGCGTCGCTGAATCACGTGAAGCATCAAACATGGCTGCGACGATTCGTGGATGGCAGGCCGATCGTTTTCGAAACAAGCGATGTGATCGCCCAGCAGATGGCCGCACGCAACGGTGTTGGCGTCGCGGTTTTGCCAACGGTGCTCGGCGAACGTGACGCTGAACTCGTCAGGCTCGACGTCGAGACCGGGCCTCCGGAAGCAACACTGTGGCTGGTAACCTACCCCGACCTGCGACGCGCGCGAGCTATCAAGGCTGTCATGGCGTTCCTCGTGGATTGCATCGACCGCGAACCACTGCTGAAGTCGGCGTGA
- a CDS encoding tlde1 domain-containing protein — protein MPWIYRQNTGRIEHDGTLAGVGYSGRGRGKNNPSRQNEAMIGPIPRGTWTIGAPFTHPHAGPYAMRLTPLPGTVTYRRSGFMIHGDSTAHPGAASDGCVIVNIVTRRCIWESGDHTIAVTL, from the coding sequence ATGCCTTGGATCTACCGTCAGAACACCGGTCGAATCGAGCACGACGGCACTCTTGCCGGAGTCGGATATAGCGGACGCGGGCGAGGAAAAAATAACCCGTCGCGACAAAATGAGGCCATGATCGGACCCATTCCGCGAGGAACCTGGACGATCGGCGCGCCATTTACTCATCCACATGCCGGTCCTTACGCAATGCGACTCACACCTTTACCTGGCACTGTTACCTACCGCCGCTCAGGCTTCATGATTCACGGCGACAGCACCGCTCATCCGGGCGCTGCGTCCGACGGCTGCGTGATCGTCAATATCGTCACGCGCCGGTGCATCTGGGAAAGCGGCGACCACACGATCGCGGTGACCCTGTGA
- a CDS encoding NIPSNAP family protein → MLYELTTLSSHILKVPQVIANAQTYLHQRVALGRWLGTWTSENGTLGSVRMLRRFEDAEELARERRRALHHDDPFGAATSECAIEMESYAAFPFLPPVEPGAFGKYYEFRTYWLRPGGLVPTMKAWESAMPERSKRSRLTVNMYALDGAPRITHIWPWESLDERIAIRAKSYADGIWPPKGGPEQFSEATSTIWIPANNSPLR, encoded by the coding sequence GTGCTGTATGAACTGACTACCCTTTCGTCTCACATCCTCAAAGTGCCTCAGGTCATTGCGAACGCGCAGACATACCTCCATCAGCGTGTAGCGCTCGGCCGTTGGCTTGGCACCTGGACCTCGGAAAACGGAACGCTCGGAAGCGTGCGCATGCTGCGAAGATTCGAAGACGCGGAGGAACTCGCACGTGAGAGAAGGCGCGCGCTGCATCACGACGACCCTTTCGGGGCAGCCACGAGCGAGTGCGCAATCGAGATGGAAAGCTACGCCGCCTTTCCTTTTCTTCCCCCGGTAGAGCCGGGGGCCTTCGGCAAATACTATGAGTTTCGGACTTACTGGTTGCGGCCGGGTGGACTCGTGCCGACGATGAAAGCATGGGAATCCGCAATGCCCGAACGTTCGAAGCGCTCGCGCTTAACGGTCAACATGTACGCGCTCGATGGCGCGCCACGCATCACTCATATCTGGCCTTGGGAGAGTCTGGACGAGCGCATTGCGATTCGCGCCAAGTCGTACGCCGATGGTATCTGGCCACCGAAAGGTGGCCCGGAGCAATTTTCCGAAGCGACCTCGACGATCTGGATACCTGCAAACAATTCTCCGCTTCGATGA
- a CDS encoding SRPBCC family protein, protein MTGYWRKIQRFWRAVSPVRVTVLTLLAMVAFAANSLLCRLALKGTGIDAASFTSIRIASGALALSMIVRLRGGRLGGAGSQSAVDEKNTKNGGSLRTVEYRFSTIWRIDAPVEEVWAAIQDSARWPEWWSSVERVEQLQAGSDQGVGLVQRYTWKGRLPYRLVFDMRVTRVDPLVALEGKASGDVDGAGRWSFSTDGRNHTKVRYDWCVRTNRAWMNALAPLLRPAFQWNHDAVMREGGAALARRLDARLLGIEHG, encoded by the coding sequence ATGACCGGATACTGGCGGAAGATTCAGCGTTTTTGGAGGGCTGTGTCGCCCGTGCGTGTCACTGTGCTGACGCTGCTTGCAATGGTCGCGTTTGCAGCGAATTCGTTGCTATGCCGGCTGGCCCTCAAGGGCACCGGTATCGATGCAGCGAGTTTTACGTCGATCCGTATCGCGTCGGGCGCCCTCGCGCTCTCGATGATAGTGCGGCTCCGGGGCGGCAGGCTGGGCGGCGCCGGAAGTCAGAGCGCGGTGGACGAGAAGAATACTAAGAACGGAGGCAGTTTGCGGACGGTCGAATACCGCTTTTCCACCATCTGGCGCATCGACGCGCCAGTGGAGGAGGTTTGGGCGGCAATCCAGGATTCTGCGCGCTGGCCTGAGTGGTGGAGTAGCGTCGAGCGCGTGGAACAGCTTCAGGCAGGCTCCGATCAGGGCGTGGGCCTTGTACAACGCTATACATGGAAAGGCCGCTTGCCGTATCGCCTCGTGTTCGATATGCGGGTGACGCGCGTCGACCCATTAGTCGCGCTGGAGGGAAAAGCCAGTGGCGACGTCGACGGCGCCGGCAGGTGGAGCTTTTCGACCGACGGACGCAACCATACGAAGGTCCGCTATGACTGGTGTGTGCGCACGAACCGCGCGTGGATGAATGCATTGGCACCGTTGTTGCGGCCCGCTTTTCAATGGAACCACGACGCCGTGATGCGCGAAGGCGGCGCAGCGCTAGCGCGGAGGCTGGACGCACGGCTACTTGGTATCGAACATGGATGA
- a CDS encoding SDR family NAD(P)-dependent oxidoreductase has protein sequence MPQARNPAHSPTILLIGASRGLGHAMAAEFLKKEWNVMGTVRAGSGRTLLHALADAHPDRVEIETLDITRPDEIDALHSRLSDRTFDILFVNAGTTNPDPTETIGEVSTGDFVNLMVANALSPMRVVERLADLVPPTGLIGVMSSGQGSIADNESGQREVYRGSKAALNQFMRCFAARQAQTPRAMLLMAPGWVRTDLGGPEGRLSIEESVPGVVNVLLAKQGRPGLEYLDYRGRTVRW, from the coding sequence ATGCCCCAAGCACGCAACCCGGCTCACAGTCCCACGATTCTGCTCATCGGCGCCTCGCGCGGCCTTGGCCATGCGATGGCGGCCGAGTTTCTGAAGAAGGAATGGAACGTCATGGGCACCGTCCGCGCCGGCAGCGGCCGGACCCTGCTGCACGCCCTGGCCGATGCGCATCCGGACAGGGTCGAGATCGAGACGCTGGACATCACCCGGCCGGATGAGATCGACGCCCTGCACTCGCGCTTGTCCGACCGGACGTTCGACATTCTGTTCGTCAACGCCGGCACGACCAATCCGGATCCAACCGAAACCATCGGCGAGGTATCGACCGGGGATTTCGTCAACCTCATGGTTGCCAATGCACTCAGCCCGATGCGGGTGGTGGAGCGCCTTGCCGATCTTGTCCCGCCCACCGGACTGATCGGGGTCATGTCGTCCGGGCAAGGCAGCATCGCGGACAACGAGTCCGGTCAGCGAGAGGTCTATCGCGGCAGCAAGGCGGCACTGAATCAATTCATGCGCTGCTTTGCTGCGCGCCAGGCTCAAACGCCCCGCGCCATGCTGCTAATGGCACCGGGCTGGGTGCGCACCGACCTGGGTGGGCCGGAGGGAAGACTGTCGATCGAGGAAAGCGTGCCCGGGGTCGTCAATGTACTGCTGGCCAAGCAGGGCCGTCCCGGCCTGGAATATCTCGATTATCGCGGCCGGACCGTCCGGTGGTGA
- a CDS encoding LysR family transcriptional regulator: protein MSRVDLNLLTALDALLTERSITGAARRLNLSVSAMSRTLTRLRAATGDRLLLQAGRTLVLTPYAEQLSQRLPGLTREAQGLLSPADHTFEVATLEQSFTLRAGEGFIDLLGAPLMKRIHRTAPGVRLCFTPKPDWDAQPLREGTVDLEIGTVRTTAPEIRTRLLFRDRYVGVCRLGHPNMSGTGISAEHWTTCGHVATSRIKDGVSPVDAALEAPGLRRKVVMVVPSYTSAMQLARHSDLLAVIPHSCLGNPFTPDHAAANGLQGFELPVLTPAFNVSAIWHPRLDRDPAHRWLRAEVLELCLAAYPREPNAADSLQSIR, encoded by the coding sequence ATGTCACGCGTCGACCTCAACCTCCTGACCGCGCTGGATGCGCTGCTGACCGAGCGCAGCATTACGGGCGCGGCGCGGCGACTGAACCTGAGCGTCTCCGCCATGAGTCGCACGCTCACGCGTCTGCGTGCGGCCACGGGCGACCGCCTGCTGCTGCAGGCCGGCCGCACGCTGGTGCTCACACCTTACGCGGAGCAGTTGAGCCAGCGTCTTCCCGGCCTGACCCGCGAAGCGCAGGGTTTACTGAGCCCCGCCGACCATACATTCGAAGTCGCCACCCTGGAGCAAAGCTTTACGCTGCGAGCGGGGGAAGGCTTCATCGATCTGCTCGGCGCACCCTTGATGAAGAGGATCCACCGCACAGCGCCTGGCGTGCGGCTTTGCTTCACGCCCAAGCCTGACTGGGACGCGCAGCCACTACGCGAAGGCACGGTTGATCTCGAGATCGGCACTGTCAGGACCACGGCCCCCGAGATCCGTACACGCCTTCTGTTCCGCGACCGATACGTGGGCGTGTGCCGACTCGGCCATCCCAACATGAGCGGCACCGGCATCAGTGCGGAGCACTGGACTACGTGCGGCCATGTGGCGACCTCGCGTATCAAAGATGGAGTCAGCCCGGTGGACGCGGCCTTGGAGGCACCGGGCCTGCGCCGGAAGGTGGTGATGGTGGTGCCGTCCTACACCAGTGCCATGCAACTAGCCCGCCACTCGGACCTGCTCGCCGTCATTCCGCATTCCTGCCTCGGCAACCCGTTCACGCCTGATCATGCCGCCGCAAACGGGCTTCAGGGTTTCGAGCTGCCTGTGCTCACACCCGCTTTCAACGTCTCGGCGATCTGGCATCCGCGTCTCGACCGGGATCCGGCCCATCGGTGGCTTCGCGCCGAGGTGCTCGAATTGTGCCTGGCGGCGTATCCGCGAGAGCCGAACGCGGCGGACTCGTTGCAATCCATTCGCTAG
- a CDS encoding rhodanese-related sulfurtransferase, with the protein MSFVQAFRTRSFEDVRYALLEHEEIALVDVREEDPHARSHPLFAANLPLSRLELDAPVRLPRQAVPIVVFDAGEGLAERAARRLTELGYTDVALLEGGLQGWREAGGELFQDVNVPSKAFGELVESERHTPSLAAPQVQALLDHEADVVVLDARRFDEYHTMNIPGSVSVPGAELVLRARQLAPDPATRIIVNCAGRTRSIIGAQSLINAGVPNPVAALRNGTIGWTLAGQALAHGSSRRFEPIVDDKVRLAAADSARAVADRARVGRTSRDEARRWAGEAVRTVYRFDVRTPEEYEAGHVPGFRSAPGGQLVQETDIFAPVRGARVILADNDGVRANMTASWLAQMNVDVYVVDGLTAADFGEKGAAPAARHAPTPPDADEISAAELVTLLQSPGTAVLDFTTSANYVKRHIPGAWFVIRGELEKALLKLPDAQRYVVTCGSSLLARFAAPDVAALTGKPVQVLRGGTAAWIEAGLPVESGETRLASPRIDRYRRPYEGTDNAREAMNAYLEWEYGLVAQLGRDGTHGFRVI; encoded by the coding sequence ATGAGTTTCGTTCAGGCATTTCGTACCCGATCATTCGAAGATGTGCGCTACGCACTGCTCGAGCACGAGGAAATCGCGCTCGTGGACGTGCGCGAGGAAGATCCGCACGCCCGCAGTCATCCGCTGTTTGCAGCGAATCTGCCGCTTTCGCGGCTCGAACTCGACGCGCCGGTGCGTTTGCCGCGCCAGGCCGTGCCGATCGTGGTGTTCGACGCCGGTGAAGGGCTCGCCGAACGCGCCGCGCGCCGTTTGACCGAGTTGGGTTATACCGACGTCGCCCTGCTTGAAGGCGGTTTGCAAGGCTGGCGCGAGGCCGGCGGCGAGTTGTTCCAGGACGTCAACGTGCCGAGCAAGGCATTCGGCGAACTGGTGGAAAGCGAGCGCCATACACCGTCGCTCGCCGCGCCGCAGGTGCAGGCGCTGCTCGACCATGAAGCCGACGTGGTGGTGCTCGACGCCCGCCGCTTCGACGAATATCACACCATGAATATTCCCGGCAGCGTCAGCGTGCCGGGCGCCGAACTGGTGCTGCGCGCCCGCCAGCTCGCGCCGGATCCGGCTACGCGGATCATCGTCAATTGTGCGGGGCGCACGCGCAGCATTATTGGCGCGCAGTCGCTGATCAATGCGGGCGTGCCGAATCCGGTCGCGGCGCTGCGCAATGGCACGATCGGCTGGACGCTGGCCGGGCAGGCGCTTGCGCACGGCAGTTCGCGCCGCTTCGAGCCGATCGTCGACGATAAGGTGCGTCTGGCCGCCGCCGACTCCGCGCGCGCGGTGGCGGATCGCGCGAGGGTGGGCCGCACCTCACGCGACGAAGCGCGCCGCTGGGCCGGCGAAGCCGTGCGCACCGTGTATCGCTTCGACGTGCGCACGCCGGAAGAATACGAAGCGGGTCACGTGCCCGGTTTTCGTAGCGCGCCGGGCGGCCAGCTCGTGCAGGAAACCGATATATTCGCGCCGGTGCGCGGCGCGCGCGTGATCCTTGCGGATAACGACGGCGTGCGTGCCAACATGACCGCGTCGTGGCTCGCGCAGATGAATGTCGACGTGTATGTGGTCGATGGGTTGACGGCCGCCGACTTCGGCGAAAAAGGCGCGGCGCCCGCGGCCCGTCATGCGCCCACGCCGCCCGACGCCGACGAAATCTCCGCGGCTGAGCTCGTCACGCTGTTGCAATCGCCGGGCACGGCGGTGCTCGACTTCACCACCAGCGCCAATTACGTGAAGCGGCATATTCCCGGCGCGTGGTTCGTGATTCGCGGCGAACTGGAAAAGGCGCTGCTCAAGCTTCCCGATGCGCAGCGCTACGTGGTGACCTGCGGAAGTAGTCTGCTCGCGCGTTTTGCGGCGCCTGACGTCGCGGCATTGACCGGCAAGCCGGTGCAGGTGCTGCGGGGCGGCACGGCGGCGTGGATCGAGGCCGGCTTGCCCGTCGAGAGCGGCGAGACGCGACTGGCGTCGCCGCGTATCGATCGCTACCGGCGTCCTTATGAGGGCACGGATAACGCGCGCGAGGCGATGAATGCGTATCTGGAGTGGGAATATGGTCTTGTCGCGCAGCTTGGGCGCGATGGTACGCATGGGTTCCGCGTGATCTGA
- a CDS encoding LysR family transcriptional regulator → MKIDEIDAYVTVIRCESLQQAALSLGLTQPAITRRLQNFEEALGVELLDRNTRPLKATATGRIVYEQCRVIQRELDVLREIVAADTPPVGTLRLGVAQTIADIALSEAIRGLKTDYPNLQARASTGWGGQLLQQVEQGELDAAAILLPSNKTFDEALSARSLGRIKLAVVAQKGLLKKRAHTLTECQSIGWVLNPDGCGFRDGLQRALTGLGLALKLNLETPGTELQLQLVADGNGLGLVPLPLLQASAHANALDIVPISDFKPLIDIWLVQPRVLGKLQQPVERFGAAIERQFKEARAQRAA, encoded by the coding sequence ATGAAGATCGACGAAATCGACGCCTACGTCACCGTGATTCGCTGTGAGTCGCTGCAGCAGGCGGCGCTCTCGCTCGGCCTCACGCAACCGGCCATCACGCGCCGTCTGCAAAATTTCGAAGAAGCGCTCGGCGTCGAATTGCTCGACCGTAATACGCGGCCGCTGAAGGCAACGGCCACGGGACGCATCGTCTATGAGCAATGCCGTGTGATCCAGCGCGAACTCGACGTGCTGCGCGAGATCGTCGCCGCCGACACGCCGCCGGTCGGCACGCTGCGCCTCGGCGTCGCGCAGACGATCGCCGATATCGCGCTCAGCGAAGCGATACGCGGCCTGAAAACGGACTATCCCAATCTGCAGGCGCGCGCCTCGACCGGCTGGGGCGGCCAGTTGCTGCAACAGGTCGAACAAGGGGAACTCGACGCGGCAGCGATCCTGCTGCCCAGCAACAAGACCTTCGACGAGGCGCTGTCGGCCCGCTCGCTTGGCCGCATCAAACTGGCCGTCGTCGCGCAGAAAGGCCTGCTGAAAAAACGTGCGCACACGCTGACGGAATGCCAGTCGATCGGTTGGGTGTTGAATCCGGACGGCTGCGGATTCCGCGACGGTTTACAGCGCGCACTCACCGGCCTCGGGCTCGCTCTCAAGCTGAACCTGGAAACGCCCGGCACCGAGTTGCAGTTGCAGCTCGTCGCCGACGGCAACGGTCTCGGTCTGGTGCCGCTACCGCTCCTGCAGGCGAGCGCTCATGCGAATGCGCTCGATATCGTCCCGATCAGCGACTTCAAGCCACTCATCGACATCTGGCTCGTGCAGCCGCGCGTGCTCGGCAAATTGCAGCAACCTGTGGAGCGCTTCGGCGCCGCGATCGAGCGGCAGTTCAAGGAAGCGCGCGCGCAGCGCGCGGCCTGA